The DNA segment GACGCTGCTGAGCGTCATATTCAGCACTTCCATGCCGGGACCGCGTCCAAAGCGATGCACCAGCGATTTCAgctaaaatttagtaaaaaatattcattttcattttcatattcaaGTAAAAAAAGTAAGCATACGCACCTCATCGTAGTCGAACTTCGTCGCGCCATATTGTGTTATCGCCGATATCACTTTGGCGAAGCTTAGCGTACCGTGACCGAGTCGCGTTTCCAATTCAAACCATTTGGCTTGCAGAAAGCGACACGCCATCGCACCACCTGTCGGCGTGCCAGCAATAGCCTGTAATACTTGCACCACTTCAACGGTGGGCAGCATGGTGACATGCGATAGTAGGCGATTTTGTAGCCAAGCGTCTTTGGTACGGCCGAGCGCACGCAGTAATTGCATGCGTTCGACGAAACTCTCCGATGTACGCTGGAGCGCGATGAAGCGTTCCCAACAATGCTGCCAGTAAATGTATTCACCGGACAGTATGGAGCCGGTATAGACCACCTATGAGTTGTGTAAATTACGCTTATTGAAAagcttattaataaatattttacaaaaatcacTTACCTCTCTCAGGTTAGGTGGTATCGCCGTGCCGTTGTAGTACAGAAATTGGTTTAGCATGTTTTTGGCCTTTGTTATGCTGTCAATATCTTCCCAAAGCACTGAGCTTAAGAGTACTTCCGGTCGCATTAGTCTAAGGATTCAGAAAATCACATGTTATTTGATACGAAATAAATTAAAGGCTTAGCAAAAGTATTGTTCTAGAAAGATTGAACATAACATTTGTGAATGTTTCAGACCTTGTTAGAGCTTCAGTAAACATTTCTATTAAAAGCTCTGGTGTTTCACTTGCTTGGTGGCAACTCggttaaaattgtaaattatcgAAAAAGTTCTAATGACTACCATTCCAGGGAAGGTATTTTCATAATCaaactaaaacaagaaaaaacgtcaacttcggcggcaccgaagctaatatacccttcacaggtgcatttcttttagtaattatgtgttcagtttgtatggaagctatatgctatagtaatacgatctgaacaatttttttggagattacattgttgccttagaaaataatctatgccaaatttggtgaagatacgttgtcaaatgtgaaagttttccatacaagaacttgattccgatcgttcagtttacatggcagctatatgttatagtggtccgatatcggccgttccgacaaatgagcagcttcttgaagagaaaatgacgtttgcaaaatttcaaaaggatatcttaaaaactgagggactaattcgtatatatacagacggacggacggacggacggacagacagacggacatggttaaatcgactcaactcaacatactgatcatttatatatatactttatagggtctccgacgcttctttctgggtgttacaaacatcgtgacaaacttaatataccctgttcagggtataaaaataaaattcaatagaaACAATAGTTAACCACATTGAACGAATGCTTCAAAGTTAGGTGAGGAGGTTAatggtaggttaggttagataaaCAGGTTGTTATTCGTGAGAGCACGAAGAGTCACACTTGAACATCTGGACACGCCTGCTCAGAACTCCTAGGTATCGACAAAAAAAATCGTCGCATATCGACAAAGTACCTAAAGTCAATTCCATTCAATTCGCCAGGTTCTTAGAAAGTATGGGATGCTTCAACTTTAGTTTGGCGAAAGCTGGTCAGTATAGGAGAAAGTGTGTAGATGTTTCAACCTTATCTTCCTCCCCGTAACTTTGACAAGTTTCATACTAGAAAATCTTTAGCCTCATCGTGTGACTGTCAGTAGGGCAGGGTTCTGTTAGTAAACCTATCATTTCGGCGAGTGCTAGTAGTTCAATGAATCTTTTACGTTCCTTTCTGGGACAGAAAGCTGACGGTACCCCACAAGTGCTGGTTGCCAACCGATGCTTGCTGAGCTTACGGACCTGAACGCAAAAAGACAGGGAACACCGGCTTTTTTCTATGCTGAATAGATTTGGGTAAGTGTGCTCTTTCGTGGACGCTGAACGACTTTAGATTTTCCGACGATTTCGCTATGATCAGGCACTTAGAGAATTATAATATGGAAGTAGTTTGATGGCTGCTACCTTTGGAAGTATTTATGTGCGCGGAGAAAGTGATCCAAATTTTCAGGGATTTAGTAAAAGTGAGAgagaaattcaaaatgtttttctcTGGAACCCTTAACGTATCCGCTTTCCAGGAATCTTATAGCATGATCAATGTTGTATATAGTCTAGGAAATTCTTGCACGGGTAATCCAGTTAGCATGAGTAATCTTTCTTAGAGATGTGAACATATTTCTTACAGACAAAAGATCCCACCTAAACCAAAATTGGTTAGAGAAAcctatatattgtataatgtTAATCGAAGCGTAATGTTATGCCGGGCAGCTAAATATCAGATGAGCTTACTAAATTGACAAATGCTATTACAATAATTTCTCTTTCACTCACCTCTTTGCTTCATCGCCATCATCGGTCCAACCGATTTTCTCAATAACTGTAgccaatttcattttaataaattccgATAACATCAGGAAACATTCTGAATACTTCAATATACGACGCCACTTCTCCAAGTGCCGCAACGCCACTGTCATGGGACCCCAATTGGTTTCACTAGGTAAATATTGTATCATATTCATGGTGATCTCACAGGGCAACAGATTCGCGTGACAAAGAGTAAACGAATCCGACAGCAAGCCAATGCGATCCTTAAATAGATGAAAAGAAAGATTGTGTAAGGCTTTTGAGACACCAGATTTATTGAAGTCACTTACCTCACTGGATAACTTCTCGGGGTTGTTGGAAAGTTCCTCAATCAAATTCGCCCAGTTGTCATCGTTGTACAAGACGCGATAATAACCAGATTGCATTGCATTAACCTTGATCCACTTAACATTCTCTGGCACATTGAAAGTAACTGTAAATTAAAaggttttgttgttgcattgaatCTTGCGATGTACGattccgattttatttattcacacTCACCGTCAATATTTTGTAGCCATAAAGTCTCACTAACATTATTAGTATCGGTTATATAGGTTATTGGGAATATCCATTTCATCTTTGTCGGTTGCTTGGTTTTACCCGCAGCCGTTGGTGCCACAGTGCTCGGCGTCTCTGTGACATTCACCACCgttttattgtagttgttgccgTCGTAAGTCTCATCGTGTATGGCAAGGAAGTCAGCCGGCTTGAAGGGCCGCTGTGATATGGATACGCTGTTGCCCAGTTTGGTAACAGTCAGTAGCGGGAAGCCCGGTTGATGAGTCCACAAAGTCATCATGTCCTGTGGGATATATGAAATATCTAAATGTCGATCTTGGAGTTTAAACTAAGACAACACTTACTTTGATATTCTTGGAACCGTTGGCTTTCTTTGTACAAATCGTCCAAAGATCTGTGGGTTCGGCAGTTTTAAAAcgattaatttttagaaaagcgCCAAGGCAACCGCGGAAGCGATCTTCGCCAATGGCGGTGTGTAACATTGAAAATATGGCAGCGGTCTAAAGaatgttaaataatttatattagaCCTCCACTGTTACTTAGTCAAAAATTACTTATTAccttttgtatgaaaaactcttcATTATTACCATCATGCTTTGTGCCGTTCATAATGCTATCCCAGCCTTGTATGGCGTCAATGTCCAAAGCCGTTGTAGCTATTTTAAGCAGGTACATTTCTCTCAACGGCCAGTTGGTTTGTTGCGGCGAAAGCGAATGTATGCCCAAATATTTTATGAGTCCCTCCCACAACCAGACATCTTTCAATACCTTCCTCGATGTAATGCCACCAAAGAACTGTCTCACCATAGCCTCGGCCACTTGCAGGGCGCTCTTCTGATATTCCTCCGTCGTTATGGACTCGGGATCGGTGAGAAAGGCAGTCTTCAGCGTAACCAAGCCCAACGAAGAGATAATGTTACGATCCAGTGAAGGTAACGCCACAAAATCGACTTTCGTCAGCGGATACAATATGTCCAACCAGGTTTGTAGATGTTCCAACACGTCACGTGCAGTGTGTAGTATAAAAGATGAGCGTGGCAGTAGATCACGTGGCGCATAGAAAGTATACGATGGCGCACGTTTAATTAGCGAACCCGTCGACTGGCTGAGCGATGTAAGATTCTTGCCATTGCTTTCGGCAGTGGGCGTAACGGTCGTTGTGGTGGTATTCTTCATCAGATTAATATTCAATGAATGTGTGAGCGCGGTTATATTGCGCACGGGCGGCTTCTTCTCCTTCAACTGTGGGTAATTGCTGAGCTGTGCGGACTTCTTCGAGCCAGCGCTACCAGGCGGCGCCGGTGTTGTTGGCAAATAAGCTGGCGAAGGCTGCAGAGATTCACGCTGGAAGTCGCTCACCACCCATGCGACAGCATCGGCGGGTAGTGGTGGCGTCTCGATGAAATCGTCACGTAGCTGCGGAGTGTGAATGGCAATTAGCGTGATGTAGAAGAAAGAATTGGGCGCATACTCACCAAACCGGTGCCCATGTAGAAGCCCACATCCTCCGTCGTATGCACAATGGAATTGGAAAGACCAATGTGGAAGCGATCACGAAAAACAGATATGCGAAATGGGGCGCGTATTTGCGGCTCATCAAAGCAGGGGAATGCGCGACGCGCGCTATTCGGCCGAAATACGGTGGCTGCCAGCAAACTGTACACGTTGCGGGAGAGTTATGGCAATAtttgttaaagtaaatatattttcttacttcTTAAACGCACTTACCGCTCCAGTCCGTTAGAGCTCTCATATTGATCCACGTAAAAACCTTCCGGCTCCGGATTTAATTTCGAATACCAGCGTAAGTTAAGCGTGTAATTCGACTTCTTCTTCAGCTTCTCCTTTACTTCGATGTACAATTGCTGTCGCGGTGGATATTCCAATACTTTGACAATTTTGATGGCGTAACCCTTGTTGCCCGTCGTCACAATGGCCTGTGAAAAAATGGAGAAATgtcagaaaagaaaaatttaatgcaaatttagtggaatttgaataaaatgagaACTGTTTTTGGTCATACCCCAAATTAAACTTATGTACAACATACTAAAGTGAAAGCAAATAAAAGGTAAAGCTTACCCTATCGGTGACGTTTAGGTCCTGTATATGCAACACTATGAAATTTGTTTCCTTCTCCATGAAGAGATCGATTGTCACTTGACCTAACGAAGAAATGCCAAAATAAATTTCCGTAAAACTTATAAGTTCATTGAATTTATTTCGCTTGCTAACCTTTGACGTCCAGCGTCGTCAGATTCGGATGTATTGTCACCATGTAACGCAGTGGACGCGCACTCGTTGGCAGTGCCACTTCCAGCCATGGATAAGGCTCTCCATTCGTCGCAATCGGATTGAATGGCTGTGTGTCGTTCTCTTCATCCGTTTCGAAACCCGGTGCCAATTTACCAGCGCACGAACAATCTGGAATGGCAAGCAAGCGAGAAGTGATGTAAAATGTGTCATTTCATGGGAGAAAGTTCACGTTTAGTCGCTAGAGTTAATGATAATCTAGTATATAGTTTAGTATAATTGCATGTTATGTGGGATTTAGGGTACATTACATACGCGCATTTCGATACAACTAGTAAAAagtgttttcttttataataactAAAGTTTGCTAAGCtttaatatatatagataaatattGTTTCAGACCTAAATATTATTTGGTgtactaaaatatatttccaaataataaaagaaataattccaGTGTAACATCTCTATTATACTAGTGTTTATGGTTATATCAGtgcataattcaaaaaaaaaaaaaaatattaaaagttatattttcaGTAAATCTAGTAAaagaacacatattttttatttacacaattttctaTGTGAAAACATTTACGACCCAGAAAACACGGTTGTAATTCACATATAGTCATGCATTAAAGACATTTTACAAatgtacaataaatatatacaatgaaATATTCGTGCGAAAATCttccattattttattgtattattttaattaaaaaaggaatgcaaatttttgatttaaggGATTATTTTCAAAGCATGCCTTACACGCAATGGGAACCTGATTAATAGCTAATCTCATCCTATACGAGTATTGTTTGGTCTTTCTGAAATCGCTAACATTTAGCGAGTAACAAAACGAATAAGcgaataacataaataaaaatctaacAGTAAAAAACCTTTACAAATTCGTTAATGATGTTATAACTTCGTACCGAAGTTCATTAATAGTTATCTCTAAAACAAGCGTAGTTTCCCTAAATGGTCTTTCAGGTCTTTCATACTAAATTATCTCGAGTAAAAGTTCAACGAAATCAAAAAATCTCTTCACTCGTTGCTAACTGTTACTGCTCCGAAGTTTTCTACAAGTTCGTTTATTTTTGAGCTAGTATATTTACTAAAAAGATGTGAACCTTTAAGCAAGAGTGATTCTTGTCAAcaagttcacctttgagctGTGAACTTCGAAATTTGTAGATAAAGCCTTCTCTCAGCGAAGAAAGTTAATAGGCTTTCATATTATACTTCATTAGGTTGACtcttggaaaatattataacGAGTGGTCCAAGTAGAGGCACTTTTTTCAATCACCtttttttgatagatcacgcgtgattcgtgtcaagttgtcatgttatttttgttcagtattgttttggatttcatcacggaaagacttacgtctgaacCACGTTTGCAAagcgttcaattttattacgaaaatccCAGTCTGTAAGAAatatgtttcgcgcgcttcgctcaactgatggtcaacataatcgttCATGAGCCATCACCCACCTTAAGACCCAGTATACggtattggataatattcgactgaaaAGACCATGTCCAGAatgcagtaaagaaaatatagcagccctAGCTGAGAGTTTACACGAAAACCGTGAAGAGTGGATtcgcgccgttcgcagcaactccgACTGACGTATTTCACGTCGAGATCTTAGattgaaagcttacaaaatacagcttgtgcaagaactgaagccactcgaccttcccaagtgtCATCGCATCGCTCTATGAGCTCgagaaaagttccaagaagtcagttcgagcaaaattttgtttagctatgaggcccatttctggctcaaaggGTATGTAAACTGgcaaaattgccgtatttgagacgaagagtaacctgaagagattcaagagctgccatttcatccagaaaaataaCTGTTTAGGGAGATAatttttgatgcctgaaattgatgcTCGTGATcgcagcgacatttggtttcaagacggcgtcacttcaCACACATTGCGTAAATGAATGGATTTATTAAAAGAATACTTCCTTGAGTAGATAACTTCACGTTTAAGGCCGattgattggccaccaagattgtgtgatatcataTCGTTAGAGtctttcctgtggggatatgaaAAGTATTAAGCctatgcagacaatcccgcttcgattaaggctttggagcaaaacgtcacgcgttaccagtcgaaatgcacgaacaagtaatcgaaaattggactcaacggatggaccatctgagacgtagccgcgaccaacaattgaaagagataatgttcaaaatataaaagccaaggaatgttttttcgaatggtaataaatattccccattaaatttgaaatttctctgtttttttttaagtagggaaccttgaaatAGATTACTCTTTAATTAGGTTGACtcttggaaaatattataaaggaagaaaaaataaattaaaacaccgaaaaattaaaaaataaaaaattgaaagcgTCAAAGCACCAGGTTTTGCTCCATAGTTTACTTTAGCCGTCAGAAGCGTACAGGTTATCGATTTTCAAGAGGTTTTCTAATCTTCGccttattaattatatataagtcGGGTATTAGGCAAttgatttttgagaaaaaatgtaGAATTTGCCCATAGAATTGGAAGTGGAGATTTATCGTTTGGCCGTTACGCATTCCGCTCACTAAGAAATGCCATTGTGATCTTTACTAATTTACTATATAAATGAACGTGTACAAACAGACCTCAAATTACCAGAACCAAATGGCTCACAGCTTCAGCTTTTTGAAACCAACATGCAAGGTTATTTCTGCAATAAGAAGTCACGTCGAGAGACGTGAGGCATGCTTTCAAGGCATGAAACCATTTCATGAATCACTTAGTCACAAAGTCTTAGTGTATTCGTATATTTGCTGATGCTTTTAACTGATTGTTTAACTATTGGTAAACAAATGGTGGTTTTTAGACATGTGGTTTTCAGAAGAAATGTACTTATATAACTAATGTTACGGCGAAGAGTTTAGCTTTCTTTTCAAAATAGCCGTGAGGCTCAATTCTCGACCACTTGTTACAGCAATTGGTGCCATATATCAGTAATAACACGCagaatattctcttccaaggcGTCAATCGTCTCGGACTCAGCGACTTAATCATAATCtcacaaaaattgtcaaatggtgttaaatcgcacgatcttggaAGCCAGGCCACAGACCCACGACGTGAAAGTTtactttaataaattgattgtttcgttggtTGTTTATGAGATATAGTGTCGTCTTGTCTTGTTTTGTTGCAACCAAGGTCGCCACATCAACATCCCCTAATTCAGGCGCGCAAAAGTCATTAGTCATGACTCTATGGCATTCCTTTACCCATAAGCATTAGCATTCAACTATCGaaacaaaagttattgaaacaagtaaggaggcgctaagttcgggtgtcaccgaacattttatactctcacatgataaagtgataatcgagattttattatccgtcatttacatattttattattttgctgtaatattaattatatcagtagttcctgagatatggtttttggtccataagtgggcgacgccacgcccattttcaatttaaaaaaagcctggatgcagcttccttctgccatttctcccgtaaaatttagtgtttctgacgttttatgtttgtcggttaacgcacttttagtgattttcaacataacctttgtatgggaggtgggcgtggctattatccgatttcttccatttttaaactgtatatggaaatgcctgaagaaaacaactctgtagagtttggttgacatagctttagtagtttccgagatatgtacaaaaaacttagtagggcgcggggccacgcccacttttccaaacaaattacgtccaaatatgcccctcgccaatgcgatcctttgtgccaaatttctctttaatatctttatttatggcttagttatgacactttataggttttcggttttcatgacatttttttgaagataatttcattttgttggcgtggcagtgggccgattttgccaatcttcgaacttaaccatcttacggagccaagaaatacgtgtaccaagtttcatcatgatatctcaatttttactcaagttacagcttgcacggacggtcggacagacggacagacagacatccggatttcaactctactcgtcaccctgatcactctggtatatataatcctatatctgactcttttagttttaggacttacaaaaaaacgttatgtgaacaaaactataatactatccttagcaactttgttgcgagagtataaaaagtattaaacaCGTGTGTTATATTAAACAATACTAAAATTTACGCTGTCTAGTACAGTccatacttttttttacatatgtacctgTGGATTTATCCCAAATTTATGGTATTGGttcgttcactaagtaatttcgtttgatgGCAACAGTtgatgttatttaattttttcgcaacCAACTTAACGGCATTACCGTCATATATTTAAACAGCTGACACAGGAGGacttgtttgtaaaaaatgttgcctGGTAGAGTTTTTGTTCGGTCCTCTAACGCAGATGGAAGATCGATAACAGCAATTTCCGACTGATTTTACTGATTTGCCATCAAAAGGGTAAAAAAGCAGTTCAAGCAAGGCGAAAATTATGTGACGCATACGGGGAAGTTGTGTTGACCGAATGCCAATGCCAAAAGTGGTTTGCAAATTTCGTAATGGCAATTTCGATCTTGAGGATGCATCACGACCTGGCGGACTCTTGAAGGcgatgtgaataaaataaagtctTTATTCGATGCAGATCGTTAAATAACAACTCAAGAGATTGCTGAAAGATTATTTTGTACGAAAATACACGAAATTACCGAGCGAACGACTCAATGCAATCTTAACTGAAAATATATTAGTATTAATTCAAAGAAGTATTCGCTCAATTAGCAACTGGTTTtgtgaatatttatataacaataaGGCAGGCAAAAAAAAGATAGTGGAAGAAAAGGTATATAGAAACCTGTAAATATATCTATCTACAGAAAGTTTGACAAAACAACATAAGTGGAattaacatttataaataatggAACAGCAAAAACTACGATATGCTTTTATCAAATGttcttttttcaactttatttacatatttatttcgaataaattaagacacttaaaacaaataataaatattatcacAGACATCAATATGCTGTTACTCGCATCTatatcatacatacacactattTATCCAATgtgtattgaattttttcacattGTACTAATGAATGTAGAGTGATGCCTATTTTTACCCGAAAACAGAGTCATATGAAAGATGTTACTAGATGTCAGTAACTCACTCGAGTATGCTAACATTTTagaatgttttttgtttatttgatatTGCTTCGACACCAACATGCCATAATTAATAGAAAAAGGTACGATATTATTTAGAAAATGCGTGAGTAAGTAAGGTCTAAGAGATGTGAAGGTATTGCGCATTAGATAATATTTCTGTAAGaattttactcacattttttacCAATCAAACAAGCATAAAGTGAAatcgttatttatttattgttgttgtgttttttagatttaagttttgttcaaaaaaatatcaagtaaatataaacagaaaatatatatagaatatattgCATTTGATTAGcgaaaaatgtttgcaaacgttaaataatacatatatatgtttatatatttatttatatctttaaaatatataatttatgccTATGTATATAAGTTGACAGTTATGTTTTATAGTTAGTACAGTATCAATTAGCGTACACactcacacaattttttttcagtgtatgaaAGTTGGCTATGAGTTAGTTGTGATTAAAGTGTGTTTTAACAATTAGAGAATATTTGTCgctttaatttgaatttttattgaagcACGCTAATTTGTTATGTGTAACTGCGGAAATGTGCGCATGGTGTGTTCAAAAGTGTAGGCGAAGAATGGAAAAACAGAAAACCCTGTGCTTATTTTTacacacttgcaacatgttgttacACCTAACctaaatatagggttatgtatatataaatgatcaaaatgactagacgagttgaaatccgggcgACTATCTGTACATTCGTCcctctgtgcaagctgtaacttgagtaaaaattgagatatcttgatgaaacttggtatgcgcgttccttagtaaaaaaaatacgagaatcagaccactgccacgcccataaaacgTCATTACCCGAAACAGTATAAACGACAGTATAAAACGGGATGAAATCGGACGGTAATCCCACTCACtcgccatataacggtacttttaaaaactaccaaaagcgcgataaatcaataactaaacaaGCTAGAGACATTAagttttacctccgagatggtagGGCTCTTAAGGAACCGGCGTCAAAATTGGACCATGGGCATAGTACCGCCTAATTTTAAGTTTTCCATTTTTAGACGAAAACACATCTCTCGAGACCAACCCGACCGAATTCAACCAAGTTCGGTACATGACGTTCTACTGACTTTTCAGTTACAGTTACATTTCATGTTACAATGTGAAAATGAGTGGAATCGGACTACAACCTACTTCTCatacagttttaaattccatttgattccttCATTTTCTTGCAATATTTGAACCCTAATACCCATAGTTGACTTTAGAATATcgccaatgtgtgagatatataattgaaatgcaGAGGAAATCTTTTCCTGATGATGGTATGCCTATTAAATtaacctagcccccatataactactACCAGAAGTGTCGAATATCCGGCTGACTTCGCTCCATGTGTTTGGGGATTGTATGTTAGGTACCTTGATGAaaccagggaacattttttttagtttgcgGCATAATAATAGTCCATAGATAAAATCGGCTCGATACTACGCCAACTCCAATATACTACATATTCATAATGatattcatttttataacaaaccttatgccgaatactTGTATTCACCTAGAGGAAACTTTACTTGTCACTCTCCTACGCATTCCAACCTAGTTTACGATATTTAGTAGGCTTATTCCACTATAGTTGGCGCCATCAACATTCCTTTAGATTGGAAGGAATACGACAACaattaggggtttcacatagtctcataaagttataagttataacgatccgagtcagagttgtatttgcgtaaacttattttagtatgcaatccagaaactaattttttaaactagtacgaaaaatttatgatttcacgatgctttatgacacgtttGTAAGTTGAAGAGAAGTGGAAAGAATTCGGAGTGCTTCACACCTcgacaatcgaagaaaactgtcaacataaccttgatttttgatctgctttgcCGTGGTTTCTTTGGCTTCGCCGCATCTTTACCACGATATTTGGCCGATTGATCGGCTGATCCCGGGTCATAAGCATAggtccaagactcatcgcctgtaataatacgtttcatgaggTCAATGTAGTTGGAAAGCATGTTTGATCTTGAACTTCTTTATTGAATCATCGACACAACGTAAAAATTGCCGAatacactttatgtacttccgaaagacaagcgtatactaaagtctaatgattattttgatgcgACATTTGGCACAGTcgaaaaaaccccaaaaaaaaaatatttcgacgaaatttaaattaaaaaatcctactattttttgcccacagcagTTCCAAAATTGTTCTCTTTGTTTGCTTCGTTGGCACTTGCGGAAAGTAGGACTAAGCGGTAATGGAACTTAGCCGTAACTTTAGTTAATCTTGACTAAGAAGTTAGTTAATCTTGAGAAGAAGA comes from the Bactrocera neohumeralis isolate Rockhampton chromosome 2, APGP_CSIRO_Bneo_wtdbg2-racon-allhic-juicebox.fasta_v2, whole genome shotgun sequence genome and includes:
- the LOC126751223 gene encoding endoplasmic reticulum aminopeptidase 2 isoform X1, coding for MLCCGVCCGNMSKRDYKVATMDGIELEPLGGEKIDKEKEKDKEKQTNGVTFGGESSGRQTRQGVAVCSQRRALLVAGIVLGSLLLTALIIAYAGPQNDCSCAGKLAPGFETDEENDTQPFNPIATNGEPYPWLEVALPTSARPLRYMVTIHPNLTTLDVKGQVTIDLFMEKETNFIVLHIQDLNVTDRAIVTTGNKGYAIKIVKVLEYPPRQQLYIEVKEKLKKKSNYTLNLRWYSKLNPEPEGFYVDQYESSNGLERLLAATVFRPNSARRAFPCFDEPQIRAPFRISVFRDRFHIGLSNSIVHTTEDVGFYMGTGLLRDDFIETPPLPADAVAWVVSDFQRESLQPSPAYLPTTPAPPGSAGSKKSAQLSNYPQLKEKKPPVRNITALTHSLNINLMKNTTTTTVTPTAESNGKNLTSLSQSTGSLIKRAPSYTFYAPRDLLPRSSFILHTARDVLEHLQTWLDILYPLTKVDFVALPSLDRNIISSLGLVTLKTAFLTDPESITTEEYQKSALQVAEAMVRQFFGGITSRKVLKDVWLWEGLIKYLGIHSLSPQQTNWPLREMYLLKIATTALDIDAIQGWDSIMNGTKHDGNNEEFFIQKTAAIFSMLHTAIGEDRFRGCLGAFLKINRFKTAEPTDLWTICTKKANGSKNIKDMMTLWTHQPGFPLLTVTKLGNSVSISQRPFKPADFLAIHDETYDGNNYNKTVVNVTETPSTVAPTAAGKTKQPTKMKWIFPITYITDTNNVSETLWLQNIDVTFNVPENVKWIKVNAMQSGYYRVLYNDDNWANLIEELSNNPEKLSSEDRIGLLSDSFTLCHANLLPCEITMNMIQYLPSETNWGPMTVALRHLEKWRRILKYSECFLMLSEFIKMKLATVIEKIGWTDDGDEAKRLMRPEVLLSSVLWEDIDSITKAKNMLNQFLYYNGTAIPPNLREVVYTGSILSGEYIYWQHCWERFIALQRTSESFVERMQLLRALGRTKDAWLQNRLLSHVTMLPTVEVVQVLQAIAGTPTGGAMACRFLQAKWFELETRLGHGTLSFAKVISAITQYGATKFDYDELKSLVHRFGRGPGMEVLNMTLSSVASNVEWVARSQTSLYKWVESNLHSH
- the LOC126751223 gene encoding endoplasmic reticulum aminopeptidase 2 isoform X2 translates to MLCCGVCCGNMSKRDYKVATMDGIELEPLGGEKIDKEKEKDKEKQTNGVTFGGESSGRQTRQGVAVCSQRRALLVAGIVLGSLLLTALIIAYAGPQNENDTQPFNPIATNGEPYPWLEVALPTSARPLRYMVTIHPNLTTLDVKGQVTIDLFMEKETNFIVLHIQDLNVTDRAIVTTGNKGYAIKIVKVLEYPPRQQLYIEVKEKLKKKSNYTLNLRWYSKLNPEPEGFYVDQYESSNGLERLLAATVFRPNSARRAFPCFDEPQIRAPFRISVFRDRFHIGLSNSIVHTTEDVGFYMGTGLLRDDFIETPPLPADAVAWVVSDFQRESLQPSPAYLPTTPAPPGSAGSKKSAQLSNYPQLKEKKPPVRNITALTHSLNINLMKNTTTTTVTPTAESNGKNLTSLSQSTGSLIKRAPSYTFYAPRDLLPRSSFILHTARDVLEHLQTWLDILYPLTKVDFVALPSLDRNIISSLGLVTLKTAFLTDPESITTEEYQKSALQVAEAMVRQFFGGITSRKVLKDVWLWEGLIKYLGIHSLSPQQTNWPLREMYLLKIATTALDIDAIQGWDSIMNGTKHDGNNEEFFIQKTAAIFSMLHTAIGEDRFRGCLGAFLKINRFKTAEPTDLWTICTKKANGSKNIKDMMTLWTHQPGFPLLTVTKLGNSVSISQRPFKPADFLAIHDETYDGNNYNKTVVNVTETPSTVAPTAAGKTKQPTKMKWIFPITYITDTNNVSETLWLQNIDVTFNVPENVKWIKVNAMQSGYYRVLYNDDNWANLIEELSNNPEKLSSEDRIGLLSDSFTLCHANLLPCEITMNMIQYLPSETNWGPMTVALRHLEKWRRILKYSECFLMLSEFIKMKLATVIEKIGWTDDGDEAKRLMRPEVLLSSVLWEDIDSITKAKNMLNQFLYYNGTAIPPNLREVVYTGSILSGEYIYWQHCWERFIALQRTSESFVERMQLLRALGRTKDAWLQNRLLSHVTMLPTVEVVQVLQAIAGTPTGGAMACRFLQAKWFELETRLGHGTLSFAKVISAITQYGATKFDYDELKSLVHRFGRGPGMEVLNMTLSSVASNVEWVARSQTSLYKWVESNLHSH